In the genome of Variibacter gotjawalensis, one region contains:
- a CDS encoding LLM class flavin-dependent oxidoreductase, whose translation MKLGFFTMPIHPLNKDWQLSLREDREAFMLAEDLGFVEGYVGEHVTDLAENITSSMMFLASLAGVTSRIRLGTGTLNMPNQHPAMVAAQAAMLDHMLNGRFIMGISPGGLLSDAEVFGNLDQDRNAMFLEAINHVLAIWERDPPYNIEGKYWNIKIERHLMPELGQGIIGKPLQKPHPPIVVMATAPFSKGIAEAAARGWGPVSANFLMPVWVKSHWGKYVEGCERVGRTVDAANWRVAKTIFVADDDKTAKDYATGPHSPYRFYFEQLLTKIKKAGRLEIFKTHRDQPDDEVTLDAVCDKLITYGSPEKVADELLAFRETVGDFGTLLYAGQDWKDPTFGRRSMVLLAEKVLPKINAAIGR comes from the coding sequence ATGAAGCTCGGCTTCTTCACGATGCCGATTCATCCACTGAATAAGGATTGGCAGCTGTCGCTGCGCGAGGACCGCGAAGCTTTCATGCTGGCTGAGGATCTCGGCTTCGTCGAAGGCTATGTCGGCGAGCATGTCACCGATCTTGCCGAGAACATCACGTCGTCGATGATGTTCCTGGCATCGCTGGCAGGTGTCACCAGCCGCATTCGTCTCGGAACCGGTACGCTCAACATGCCGAACCAGCATCCCGCGATGGTTGCCGCGCAAGCCGCGATGCTCGATCACATGCTGAACGGCCGCTTCATCATGGGCATTTCGCCGGGCGGTTTGCTGTCGGACGCGGAGGTGTTCGGCAATCTCGATCAAGACCGCAACGCGATGTTCCTCGAGGCGATCAATCACGTGCTCGCGATCTGGGAGCGCGATCCGCCGTACAACATCGAAGGCAAATATTGGAACATCAAGATCGAGCGGCATCTGATGCCGGAACTCGGTCAAGGCATCATCGGTAAGCCGCTGCAGAAGCCGCATCCTCCCATCGTCGTGATGGCGACCGCGCCGTTCTCCAAGGGTATCGCGGAAGCGGCAGCGCGCGGCTGGGGTCCGGTATCGGCAAACTTCCTGATGCCGGTCTGGGTGAAGAGCCACTGGGGCAAATATGTCGAAGGCTGCGAGCGCGTCGGGCGCACTGTCGATGCCGCCAACTGGCGCGTCGCCAAGACAATCTTCGTTGCCGACGACGACAAGACCGCGAAGGACTATGCGACCGGCCCGCACAGCCCTTATCGCTTTTACTTCGAGCAGCTGCTGACCAAGATAAAAAAGGCCGGCCGCCTTGAAATCTTCAAGACGCACCGTGATCAACCGGACGACGAGGTAACGCTCGACGCCGTCTGCGACAAGCTCATCACTTACGGTTCGCCCGAGAAGGTCGCGGACGAATTGCTGGCCTTCCGCGAGACAGTCGGTGACTTCGGCACGCTGCTCTATGCCGGACAGGATTGGAAAGACCCGACCTTCGGCCGCCGCTCGATGGTGCTGCTCGCCGAGAAGGTCCTGCCGAAGATCAACGCGGCAATCGGACGATAA
- a CDS encoding NIPSNAP family protein, producing MLLDVRTYRTKPGKLNAQIALYEKHGRAAQVRHLGEPVVWATTETGTVNTYLHIWAYQDAADRSKRRAAMQADPEWQEFLKISGEAGYLEHQQNSLMIPAAFAPIKR from the coding sequence GTGCTTCTCGACGTTCGCACCTATCGCACCAAGCCGGGCAAGCTCAACGCGCAGATCGCGCTCTACGAGAAGCATGGCCGCGCCGCGCAAGTCCGTCACCTCGGTGAACCCGTCGTGTGGGCGACGACCGAGACCGGCACCGTCAACACCTACCTGCATATCTGGGCCTATCAGGACGCCGCCGACCGCTCCAAGCGCCGCGCGGCCATGCAGGCCGATCCCGAATGGCAGGAGTTCCTCAAGATCAGCGGTGAAGCTGGCTATCTCGAACATCAGCAGAACTCGCTGATGATCCCGGCCGCTTTCGCGCCGATCAAGCGGTAG
- a CDS encoding LysE family translocator, which yields MGFTSLHFLLAYALVLIVPGPNTLAVAGQAALMGTRPVVPLALGIALGATLLLGISHAAATTLALAGCCQRILAAAALLYIAWRIARAGRAELQPSRARMQFTAGVVTAVCNPVTMAFFVAQLIALNTQPLSPYHTAIVVGGVPLLAFCNAMLAAVLFSRPRIRRAVAAHRGIFANAAGLILAGLAIRVAIG from the coding sequence ATGGGATTCACGAGTCTACATTTTCTGTTGGCGTATGCGCTGGTGCTGATCGTGCCCGGCCCGAACACACTCGCGGTGGCCGGGCAGGCGGCACTGATGGGGACGCGTCCCGTCGTCCCGCTTGCGCTCGGCATCGCGCTCGGCGCCACTTTGTTGCTCGGTATATCGCATGCGGCCGCGACGACGCTTGCGCTAGCCGGTTGCTGTCAGCGCATTCTTGCGGCTGCAGCGCTGCTCTACATTGCGTGGCGTATCGCGCGTGCGGGCCGGGCAGAGTTGCAGCCGAGTCGCGCGCGCATGCAATTCACCGCCGGCGTCGTGACTGCAGTCTGCAATCCCGTAACGATGGCGTTTTTCGTGGCGCAGCTCATCGCGCTCAACACGCAGCCGCTGTCGCCGTATCACACCGCGATTGTCGTTGGCGGCGTGCCGCTGCTCGCCTTCTGCAACGCGATGCTTGCGGCCGTTCTGTTCTCGCGGCCGCGCATCCGTCGCGCCGTGGCGGCGCATCGCGGAATCTTCGCCAATGCCGCTGGACTCATTCTGGCCGGACTGGCGATACGCGTGGCCATCGGCTGA
- a CDS encoding type II toxin-antitoxin system RelE/ParE family toxin, giving the protein MSFRVVILRVAERDLESIYDFIAAQDGDAVALRIVAGIEERCRTLAEFPERGNVPKELQHRKRRTYRELHYKPYRIIYRVAGDDVIVSLIADGRREMQRLFKERLRR; this is encoded by the coding sequence ATGAGCTTTCGTGTCGTCATTCTCCGGGTTGCAGAGCGCGACTTGGAAAGCATCTACGATTTTATCGCAGCGCAGGATGGAGATGCCGTGGCGTTGCGCATCGTCGCGGGTATTGAAGAACGTTGCCGCACACTCGCTGAATTTCCGGAGCGCGGAAATGTCCCGAAGGAACTGCAGCACCGCAAAAGGCGCACCTATCGCGAACTTCACTACAAACCTTATCGGATCATCTACCGGGTCGCAGGCGACGACGTTATCGTCTCGCTGATTGCGGACGGACGCCGCGAGATGCAGCGGCTCTTCAAAGAGAGGCTACGTCGCTAG
- a CDS encoding c-type cytochrome has product MHKLAAVIISSIAAFAAAPASAQDLSAGENSFKKCLPCHAVGEGAKNKVGPVLNGLVGRKSGTIEGYNYSDANKNSGITWDEASFKEYIRDPRARIPNTKMIFPGIKNEKEATDLWAYMAQFDAEGKKK; this is encoded by the coding sequence ATGCACAAGCTGGCCGCCGTCATCATTTCAAGCATCGCCGCATTCGCGGCAGCCCCCGCAAGTGCGCAAGATCTTTCGGCCGGCGAGAACTCGTTCAAAAAGTGCCTGCCGTGTCACGCGGTCGGCGAAGGCGCGAAGAACAAGGTAGGCCCGGTGCTCAACGGCCTCGTGGGCCGCAAGTCCGGCACCATCGAAGGCTACAACTACTCGGACGCCAATAAGAATTCCGGCATCACGTGGGATGAAGCGAGCTTCAAGGAATACATCCGCGATCCGCGCGCCCGTATTCCGAACACCAAGATGATTTTCCCGGGCATCAAGAACGAAAAAGAGGCGACTGACCTCTGGGCCTACATGGCGCAGTTCGACGCCGAGGGTAAGAAGAAGTAG
- the thpR gene encoding RNA 2',3'-cyclic phosphodiesterase, with translation MPRLFTGLEIPADVSSSLSALRGGLPGGRWIDPENYHITLRFIGDIDDWTAREVSYMLGKVRRREIEIQFDGLTSFGGKKPRAVVATVRPNAALMELQAEQERLMQRIGLPPEPRKFTPHVTLARLRDASSWQVADYLAGRGFYRSQPFRANGFVLFSSRESRGGGPYIVEAEYPAAQMAAE, from the coding sequence ATGCCGCGCCTCTTCACCGGGCTGGAAATTCCAGCCGACGTTTCGTCCTCGCTCTCCGCGCTGCGCGGAGGCCTCCCCGGAGGACGCTGGATCGATCCCGAAAACTACCACATCACGCTCCGCTTTATCGGCGACATCGACGATTGGACCGCGCGCGAGGTGTCGTACATGCTCGGCAAGGTCCGCCGCCGCGAAATCGAAATTCAGTTCGATGGGCTCACTTCTTTTGGCGGCAAGAAACCGCGGGCTGTCGTCGCGACGGTGCGGCCGAACGCGGCGCTGATGGAGCTGCAGGCCGAACAGGAAAGGCTGATGCAGCGCATCGGTCTTCCGCCCGAGCCGCGCAAATTCACGCCGCATGTCACGCTTGCACGCCTGCGCGATGCGTCGAGCTGGCAGGTCGCGGATTATCTCGCGGGACGCGGCTTCTATCGCTCGCAGCCCTTCCGCGCCAATGGTTTCGTGCTGTTCTCCTCGCGCGAATCGCGCGGCGGCGGACCGTACATTGTCGAGGCCGAATATCCGGCCGCGCAGATGGCGGCCGAGTAG
- a CDS encoding glutamate--cysteine ligase produces the protein MARDQVDMTPIETRDELVAWLEAGCKPKSEYKIGTEHEKFPFALGSHSPIPYDGLRGIKALLDGMQMLLGWEPITDAGNIIGLFDVTGGGAISLEPGGQFELSGAPVATIHQTSAEIQAHLAQLREIARPLGIGFLGLGMTPTWSRADIPVMPKRRYKIMTNYMPKVGTLGLDMMYRTCTVQTNLDFSNEPDMVRKLRVSLALQPIATALFANSPFTEGKPNGFLTFRSEIWRDTDNQRAGMLPWAFEDGMGFERWVDYALDVPMYFVKRGDDYVDVAGKSFRDLLAGKLDTLPGERATLSDWSNHLTTIFPEVRLKKYMEMRGSDCVGSRSLPAHPAFWTGLLYDDDALTAAWDIAKGWSAEERQKLRDDVPRFGLKATIGGRSVRDIARECLDLAHTGLKRRAKLDKQGNDEQQYLAPLDAIVESGLTPAEVLLDKFHHDWNGNVDPVFDEYAY, from the coding sequence ATGGCCCGTGACCAAGTCGATATGACGCCGATCGAGACGCGCGACGAACTCGTCGCCTGGCTCGAAGCGGGCTGTAAGCCGAAATCCGAATACAAGATCGGCACCGAACACGAGAAGTTCCCGTTCGCGCTCGGCAGTCATTCGCCGATTCCGTATGACGGTCTGCGCGGCATCAAGGCGCTGCTCGACGGGATGCAGATGCTGCTCGGCTGGGAGCCGATCACCGATGCGGGCAACATCATCGGCCTGTTCGATGTGACGGGTGGCGGCGCCATCTCGCTGGAACCAGGCGGCCAATTCGAACTATCCGGTGCGCCGGTCGCGACCATTCACCAGACCAGCGCCGAGATCCAGGCACACCTCGCCCAGCTGCGCGAAATCGCGCGCCCGCTCGGCATCGGCTTCCTCGGCCTCGGCATGACGCCGACCTGGTCGCGCGCCGACATTCCGGTGATGCCGAAGCGCCGCTACAAGATCATGACGAACTATATGCCGAAGGTTGGCACCCTTGGCCTCGACATGATGTACCGCACCTGCACGGTGCAGACGAATCTCGACTTCTCGAACGAGCCGGACATGGTCCGCAAGCTGCGCGTCTCGCTCGCGCTGCAGCCGATTGCGACAGCTTTGTTCGCGAACTCGCCGTTCACCGAAGGCAAGCCGAACGGCTTCCTAACCTTCCGCTCCGAAATTTGGCGCGACACCGACAACCAGCGCGCAGGCATGCTGCCGTGGGCGTTCGAGGACGGCATGGGCTTCGAGCGCTGGGTGGACTACGCGCTCGACGTGCCGATGTATTTCGTCAAGCGCGGCGACGATTATGTCGATGTCGCCGGAAAATCGTTCCGCGATCTGCTCGCCGGTAAACTCGATACACTGCCGGGCGAACGCGCCACGCTCTCAGACTGGTCGAACCATCTGACGACGATCTTCCCGGAAGTGCGTCTCAAGAAATACATGGAGATGCGCGGCTCCGACTGCGTCGGTTCGCGCTCGCTGCCGGCACATCCGGCTTTTTGGACCGGGCTGCTTTACGACGACGATGCGCTCACCGCCGCGTGGGACATCGCGAAGGGCTGGAGCGCCGAAGAACGGCAGAAACTGCGCGACGATGTTCCGCGCTTTGGTCTCAAGGCAACGATCGGCGGCCGCAGCGTGCGCGACATCGCGCGCGAGTGTCTCGATCTTGCGCATACGGGTCTCAAGCGCCGCGCGAAACTCGACAAGCAAGGCAACGACGAGCAGCAGTATCTCGCTCCGCTCGATGCGATCGTCGAAAGCGGTCTGACGCCGGCTGAAGTGCTGCTCGACAAGTTCCACCATGATTGGAACGGCAACGTCGATCCGGTCTTCGACGAATACGCATATTGA
- a CDS encoding BrnA antitoxin family protein, producing MKKKLDHLRPLTDAEEARIQRGIAEDPENPEWTEQDFKTARPFAEVFPELAESIRRARGRPPVETPRQQISIRLDPDVIAKFKATGKGWQSRINDVLKKAKV from the coding sequence ATGAAAAAGAAGCTTGATCATTTGAGGCCTCTCACCGACGCCGAAGAAGCACGCATCCAGCGCGGGATCGCGGAAGATCCAGAGAATCCCGAGTGGACCGAGCAGGACTTCAAAACCGCGCGCCCATTCGCCGAAGTCTTCCCCGAGCTCGCCGAAAGCATCCGGCGCGCGCGCGGGAGGCCACCGGTCGAGACGCCGCGTCAGCAGATTTCGATCCGGCTCGATCCCGACGTCATCGCGAAATTCAAGGCGACCGGCAAAGGCTGGCAGTCGCGCATCAACGATGTGCTGAAGAAGGCGAAGGTGTAG
- a CDS encoding TetR/AcrR family transcriptional regulator: MAYRQTERVRQRLAARHKSLIDAARAIAAEQGMDAVQIVPVADRAEIAAGTVYRYFASKSALVEALVADVADSELAAMRNAADAAPGPLSALAAAIVTFAARAVRHRRLAWAVLSEPVDAEIDRARQAFRKELVAEFEKRIVAARASGHLADTDPALAAPALTGALLEGLVGPLAPTASEKDAVRVLALFGLRGVGIVDARARGLVVQSVMPAAEAS, translated from the coding sequence ATGGCTTACCGGCAGACCGAACGCGTGCGACAGCGCCTGGCGGCGCGGCATAAGTCTTTGATCGATGCGGCCCGCGCCATCGCGGCCGAGCAGGGGATGGACGCGGTCCAGATCGTGCCGGTTGCCGACAGGGCCGAGATCGCGGCGGGCACTGTCTATCGCTATTTCGCCTCCAAGAGTGCGCTGGTCGAAGCGCTCGTCGCCGATGTTGCCGACAGCGAACTCGCCGCTATGCGTAACGCCGCCGACGCGGCGCCGGGGCCGCTGTCCGCGCTTGCGGCCGCGATCGTGACCTTCGCGGCGCGTGCTGTACGCCACCGCCGCCTCGCCTGGGCCGTGCTCTCGGAGCCGGTCGACGCCGAGATCGATCGGGCACGGCAAGCGTTCCGCAAAGAGTTGGTGGCCGAATTCGAGAAACGCATCGTCGCGGCGCGCGCGAGCGGGCATCTCGCCGACACCGACCCGGCTCTGGCCGCGCCGGCACTCACGGGTGCGTTGCTGGAAGGCCTTGTCGGGCCGCTCGCGCCGACCGCGAGCGAAAAGGACGCGGTGCGCGTGCTGGCGCTATTTGGCCTCCGCGGTGTCGGCATTGTCGATGCGCGTGCGCGTGGCCTTGTCGTGCAGTCCGTGATGCCGGCCGCGGAAGCGAGCTAA
- a CDS encoding BrnT family toxin: MQIVWDEPKRLKNLLTHRLDFADLRIDFFLTADIRPSYAGRATATGVFESTMITVVFSRLGSEAISLISMRHSSRKERRLYEKEA, from the coding sequence ATGCAGATCGTTTGGGACGAGCCGAAGCGGCTCAAGAATTTACTGACCCATAGGCTGGATTTTGCGGACCTGCGGATCGATTTTTTCCTTACCGCCGACATCCGGCCGAGCTACGCGGGTCGCGCCACAGCCACCGGCGTGTTTGAGAGCACGATGATCACGGTCGTGTTCTCGAGACTCGGGAGCGAGGCGATCTCGCTGATCTCGATGCGCCATTCGAGTAGGAAGGAGCGGAGGCTCTATGAAAAAGAAGCTTGA
- a CDS encoding type II toxin-antitoxin system Phd/YefM family antitoxin, protein MKLTNRVKPISYLKANATEIIRELGEGAEPLVITQRGEAKAVLVDLAEYEATLETLALLEMLAAGEAEYEAGRYSPASEVFQRIRGRAKKRK, encoded by the coding sequence ATGAAGCTCACCAATCGCGTCAAACCGATCAGCTACCTGAAGGCCAACGCCACCGAGATCATCCGCGAGCTCGGCGAGGGCGCGGAGCCGCTCGTCATCACGCAACGCGGCGAAGCGAAAGCCGTGCTGGTCGATCTTGCTGAATATGAGGCGACGCTAGAGACGTTGGCGCTTCTTGAGATGTTGGCCGCGGGTGAAGCCGAATATGAAGCTGGGCGATACAGTCCCGCATCCGAAGTCTTCCAGCGAATTCGAGGGCGCGCGAAGAAACGGAAATGA
- the chrA gene encoding chromate efflux transporter — protein MRSVTTSASRTRIWKRSRPASHKDSSVEQPANTQPPTLAQATKVWARIGCLSFGGPAGQIALMHRELVEERHWIGEQRFLHALNYCMLLPGPEAQQLAVYIGWLMHRTIGGLIAGLLFVIPGALVMLALSTLYVFYRSLPLVDAAFFGIKAAVLAIVVEAVMRIGKRALKSRAMIALAAGAFVALYVFRVPFPLVILAAGLLGWLFPDVFSNAKSKESIAPEQNGIIDAMFARGELTHAEPSWRRALTVLAVWLPLWLGPVVLIHAILGRASVFTEIGAFFSLMAVVTFGGAYAVLAYVAQAAVETFGWLNAGEMIDGLGLAETTPGPLILVLQHVGFLAAYRAPGALSPLAAGALGALLTTWVTFAPCFLWIFLGAPYVETLRNHRATAAALSAITAAVVGVILNLAVWFALHVVFRKVEPLNVFGLTPDWPVFASIDWRAAVLAAAAIIAVLYFRLGMIPALVLFALAGIALSAL, from the coding sequence ATGAGATCGGTCACCACTTCGGCCTCTCGGACGAGGATATGGAAGCGATCGAGGCCAGCGTCGCATAAGGATTCGTCGGTGGAACAACCGGCTAACACGCAACCACCAACGCTCGCACAAGCGACCAAAGTGTGGGCGCGCATTGGCTGCCTGAGCTTCGGCGGACCCGCCGGACAGATCGCGCTGATGCACCGCGAACTCGTCGAAGAGCGGCACTGGATCGGCGAGCAGCGATTCCTGCATGCGCTGAATTACTGCATGCTGCTGCCGGGTCCGGAGGCGCAGCAACTCGCCGTCTATATCGGTTGGCTGATGCATCGCACGATCGGCGGCCTCATCGCCGGCCTGTTGTTCGTGATCCCCGGCGCGCTCGTGATGCTCGCGCTCAGCACGCTCTATGTGTTCTATCGCAGCCTGCCGCTGGTCGATGCGGCTTTTTTCGGCATCAAAGCCGCGGTGCTCGCGATCGTCGTCGAAGCCGTGATGCGGATCGGCAAGCGCGCGCTGAAGAGCCGCGCGATGATTGCACTCGCGGCTGGGGCTTTCGTCGCGCTGTATGTATTCCGCGTGCCGTTCCCGCTCGTCATTCTGGCGGCCGGATTGCTCGGCTGGCTTTTCCCGGACGTTTTTTCCAACGCCAAAAGCAAAGAGAGTATCGCGCCGGAGCAAAACGGCATCATCGACGCAATGTTCGCACGCGGCGAACTCACGCACGCCGAGCCGTCATGGCGGCGCGCACTGACGGTGCTCGCGGTCTGGCTACCGTTGTGGCTCGGCCCTGTCGTTCTGATACACGCCATACTTGGGCGCGCCAGTGTGTTCACCGAGATCGGCGCGTTCTTCAGCCTGATGGCGGTCGTCACCTTCGGCGGTGCGTATGCGGTGCTCGCTTACGTGGCACAGGCCGCCGTCGAGACATTCGGTTGGCTCAACGCCGGCGAAATGATCGATGGCCTCGGCCTTGCGGAAACAACACCGGGACCGCTCATCCTCGTGCTGCAGCACGTCGGCTTCCTCGCCGCCTACCGTGCTCCCGGCGCGCTCAGCCCGCTCGCGGCCGGAGCACTCGGCGCATTGCTGACCACGTGGGTGACGTTTGCACCGTGTTTCCTCTGGATTTTCCTCGGCGCGCCTTACGTCGAGACGCTGCGCAACCATCGCGCCACCGCCGCCGCATTGTCGGCCATCACGGCCGCCGTCGTCGGCGTCATCCTCAACCTCGCGGTCTGGTTTGCGCTGCACGTCGTCTTCCGCAAGGTCGAGCCGCTGAACGTCTTCGGCCTCACGCCGGACTGGCCGGTTTTCGCCTCGATCGACTGGCGCGCGGCGGTGCTGGCCGCCGCTGCCATCATCGCCGTACTCTATTTCCGGCTTGGGATGATCCCGGCGCTCGTCCTCTTCGCACTTGCCGGGATCGCTCTCTCCGCGTTGTGA
- a CDS encoding thiamine pyrophosphate-binding protein, with translation MRGKDNTRSAAEVLVDHLITNGVNHAFCVPGESYLAVLDAFHDREINITVCRQEGGAAMMAEAVGKLTGRPGICFVTRGPGATNASAGVHIAKQDSTPMILFVGQIGRDMREREAFQELDYRAVFGTMAKWATEIDDPARIPEIVSRAFYEATSGRPGPVVIALPEDMLTERLNVPEAVPAELVETYPGLNEMARLQKMLWAAKKPIVILGGTRWSPNACASVARFAERFQIPVATSFRRAMLFDQTHACYAGDFGIGPNPTLLNYVKESDLVILVGGRMGEMPSQGYTLWDIPNPKKPLVHVHPGVEELGRVYRPTLAINASPTAFAAALEGVQPPTTIGWSGEAKRLHDGYLGWTDKATEVPGAVNMGEIIIHLRETLPDDAIICNGAGNFATWVHRFYRFRKFATQLAPTSGSMGYGLPAAVGAKRAFPDRTVVCVAGDGDYLMHGQEFATAVQYDLPIIVIVMDNSMYGTIRMHQEREYPGRISATALKNPDFAAYARAFGGFGATVEKTADFAKALEDAQKSGKPSIIHVKVDQQAITPSTTIDKLRETALARQKS, from the coding sequence ATGCGTGGCAAGGACAACACCCGCTCGGCCGCCGAAGTGCTGGTCGATCATCTGATCACCAATGGGGTGAACCACGCCTTCTGCGTACCGGGCGAGAGCTACCTCGCCGTCCTCGACGCTTTCCACGATCGCGAGATCAACATCACGGTCTGCCGCCAGGAAGGCGGCGCCGCCATGATGGCGGAGGCGGTCGGCAAGCTGACGGGCCGTCCCGGTATCTGTTTCGTCACCCGAGGTCCCGGCGCGACCAACGCATCGGCCGGCGTACATATCGCCAAACAGGACTCGACGCCGATGATCCTGTTCGTCGGCCAGATCGGCCGCGACATGCGCGAGCGCGAAGCGTTCCAGGAACTCGATTACCGCGCCGTGTTCGGCACGATGGCGAAATGGGCGACCGAGATCGACGATCCGGCGCGCATTCCCGAAATCGTCTCCCGCGCGTTTTATGAGGCGACATCAGGCCGCCCGGGTCCGGTCGTCATCGCGCTGCCTGAAGACATGCTGACCGAGCGCCTCAACGTGCCGGAAGCCGTGCCGGCCGAACTCGTCGAGACCTATCCGGGCCTCAACGAAATGGCGCGTCTGCAGAAGATGCTGTGGGCCGCGAAGAAGCCAATCGTCATTCTGGGCGGCACGCGCTGGTCGCCGAATGCGTGCGCTTCGGTCGCGCGCTTCGCCGAACGTTTTCAGATCCCGGTCGCAACGTCGTTCCGCCGCGCGATGCTGTTCGATCAGACGCACGCTTGCTACGCGGGCGATTTCGGCATCGGTCCGAATCCGACGTTGCTCAACTACGTGAAGGAAAGCGATCTCGTCATTCTGGTCGGTGGCCGCATGGGCGAGATGCCCTCGCAAGGCTACACGCTGTGGGACATTCCGAATCCGAAAAAGCCGCTGGTGCATGTGCATCCGGGCGTCGAGGAGCTCGGCCGCGTCTATCGTCCGACGCTCGCGATCAACGCCTCGCCGACCGCATTCGCCGCCGCGCTCGAAGGCGTGCAGCCGCCGACGACCATCGGATGGAGCGGTGAAGCTAAGCGCCTACATGACGGTTATCTCGGCTGGACCGACAAGGCGACTGAAGTGCCCGGCGCCGTCAACATGGGCGAGATCATCATCCACCTGCGTGAGACGCTGCCGGACGATGCGATCATCTGCAACGGCGCAGGCAACTTCGCGACCTGGGTGCATCGCTTCTATCGCTTCCGCAAATTCGCAACGCAGCTCGCACCGACGTCGGGCTCGATGGGCTACGGCTTGCCGGCGGCGGTTGGTGCGAAGCGCGCATTCCCGGATCGCACCGTCGTGTGCGTCGCCGGTGACGGCGACTATCTGATGCACGGTCAGGAATTCGCGACCGCGGTGCAGTACGATCTGCCGATCATCGTCATCGTGATGGACAACTCGATGTACGGCACGATCCGCATGCACCAGGAGCGCGAATATCCGGGCCGCATCTCGGCGACCGCGCTCAAGAACCCGGACTTTGCGGCTTACGCGCGCGCCTTCGGTGGCTTCGGTGCGACGGTCGAGAAGACGGCGGACTTCGCCAAGGCGCTCGAAGACGCACAGAAGTCCGGCAAGCCTTCGATCATCCACGTGAAGGTCGATCAGCAGGCGATCACTCCGTCGACCACGATCGACAAACTGCGCGAGACGGCGCTCGCCAGGCAAAAAAGCTAG
- a CDS encoding 4a-hydroxytetrahydrobiopterin dehydratase → MSRETLDAAARQTELAKLKGWSDAGDAVAKTFRFRDFSEAFGFMTRAALVAEKMDHHPDWKNVYKTVEVRLSTHDAGGVTALDFKLAAAMDKIAGA, encoded by the coding sequence GTGAGCAGGGAAACACTCGACGCCGCGGCGCGGCAAACCGAACTCGCCAAGCTGAAAGGCTGGAGCGATGCAGGCGATGCGGTCGCGAAGACCTTCAGATTTCGCGATTTCAGCGAGGCGTTCGGCTTCATGACGCGCGCCGCGCTCGTCGCCGAGAAGATGGATCACCATCCTGATTGGAAGAACGTCTACAAAACCGTCGAGGTGCGCCTGTCGACGCACGACGCCGGCGGCGTCACCGCGCTCGATTTCAAACTCGCGGCCGCGATGGACAAAATCGCGGGCGCTTGA
- a CDS encoding YkvA family protein, with protein MARSRTADQHAEDEAVVRQGFWAKMKRVAASLPFANDLLAAYYCAFDRDTPLHVKAALMGALAYFVMPFDIMPDVMPLLGYTDDAAVLATAIRMVAGHIKTEHRDAAESAIARVTEG; from the coding sequence ATGGCTCGCAGCCGCACCGCCGACCAGCATGCCGAGGATGAAGCCGTCGTCCGGCAGGGCTTTTGGGCCAAGATGAAGCGGGTCGCCGCATCGCTTCCGTTCGCGAACGACTTGCTGGCGGCTTACTACTGCGCCTTCGATCGCGACACGCCGCTGCACGTGAAAGCCGCACTGATGGGCGCGCTCGCCTATTTCGTGATGCCGTTCGACATCATGCCGGACGTCATGCCGCTGCTCGGCTACACGGACGATGCCGCCGTGCTCGCGACCGCCATCCGGATGGTCGCCGGGCACATCAAGACGGAGCACCGCGACGCCGCCGAATCCGCCATCGCGCGCGTCACCGAAGGTTAG
- a CDS encoding metallopeptidase family protein: MEQMAREEFARLPETFRALCRDLVIRVEDFATDEVLKKMGLESEFDLLGLFEGIGLPFQSEGDVARMPNMVWLYRRPILDYWAEHEETIGTVVSHVLIHEIGHHFGLSDEDMEAIEASVA, translated from the coding sequence ATGGAGCAGATGGCGCGCGAGGAATTCGCGCGGCTGCCCGAGACCTTCCGCGCGCTTTGTCGCGATCTCGTCATTAGGGTCGAGGATTTTGCGACCGACGAGGTGTTGAAGAAGATGGGGCTCGAAAGCGAGTTCGATCTGCTCGGGCTGTTCGAGGGCATTGGCCTGCCGTTTCAATCGGAAGGCGATGTCGCCCGGATGCCGAATATGGTTTGGCTCTATCGGCGGCCGATCCTCGATTACTGGGCCGAGCACGAAGAGACGATCGGCACCGTGGTCAGCCACGTCCTCATCCATGAGATCGGTCACCACTTCGGCCTCTCGGACGAGGATATGGAAGCGATCGAGGCCAGCGTCGCATAA